Proteins found in one Quercus robur chromosome 2, dhQueRobu3.1, whole genome shotgun sequence genomic segment:
- the LOC126713913 gene encoding ubiquitin receptor RAD23c-like — protein sequence MKIFVKTLKGTHFEIEVKPEDSVADVKKSIETVQGSDVYPAAQQMLIHQGKVLKDGTTLEENKVAENSFVVIMLTKSKVSSSGTSSTAAAPTSQAQPASTSPPTVTNTSPPTVTQPPPASQPPAPTAAPAPSVPEPTPVAAPPASSESDVYGQAASNLVAGSTLETTVQQILDMGGGSWDRDTVVRALRAAFNNPERAVEYLYSGIPEPAEVPQAAQAPVSGQAVNPPAQAPQPAVPASGPNANPLDLFPQGLPAVGSNAGAGTLDFLRNSQQFQALRAMVQANPQILQPMLQELGKQNPHLMRLIQEHQADFLRLINEPVEGEGNLLGQVASGMPQAVTVTPEEREAIERLEAMGFDRAIVLEVFFACNKNEELAANYLLDHMHEFED from the exons atgaagatCTTCGTGAAGACTCTCAAGGGTACTCACTTCGAGATCGAAGTGAAACCCGAAGACTCG GTTGCTGATGTCAAGAAAAGCATCGAGACAGTTCAGGGTTCTGATGTTTACCCTGCTGCACAACAGATGCTTATCCATCAGGGGAAAGTTCTTAAAGATGGCACAACGCtagaagaaaataaagttgCGGAGAACAGTTTTGTTGTCATCATGTTAACCAAG AGTAAGGTCTCATCAAGTGGAACCTCAAGTACAGCAGCTGCACCCACAAGCCAG GCTCAACCTGCAAGTACTTCCCCTCCTACCGTGACAAATACTTCCCCTCCTACTGTGACACAACCACCACCTGCTTCTCAACCTCCTGCCCCAACTGCAGCACC GGCCCCTTCTGTCCCTGAACCCACTCCTGTTGCAGCCCCTCCTGCTTC TTCAGAATCAGATGTCTATGGCCAAGCAGCATCAAATCTTGTTGCAGGAAGTACTTTAGAGACTACCGTTCAACAGATTCTAGATATGGGTGGAGGAAGCTGGGACCGAGACACCGTTGTCCGTGCTTTACGTGCTGCTTTTAACAACCCTGAAAGAGCTGTTGAGTATCTCTATTCT GGAATTCCTGAGCCAGCTGAAGTTCCTCAAGCTGCTCAAGCTCCTGTTAGTGGGCAGGCAGTCAACCCTCCAGCCCAGGCTCCACAACCAGCAGTACCTGCTAGTGGGCCCAATGCAAACCCACTAGATCTGTTTCCCCAG GGCCTTCCCGCTGTGGGTTCAAATGCTGGTGCAGGCACCTTGGATTTCTTACGTAACAGTCAACAG TTCCAAGCCTTGCGAGCTATGGTTCAAGCAAATCCCCAAATATTGCAG CCTATGCTTCAGGAACTAGGAAAGCAAAATCCGCACCTAATGCGTCTTATCCAGGAGCATCAGGCTGACTTCTTACGCCTGATAAATGAACCTGTTGAAGGAGAAGG GAACCTACTCGGTCAGGTAGCTTCAGGTATGCCACAGGCTGTGACTGTCACACCTGAGGAGCGTGAGGCCATTGAACGT CTTGAAGCAATGGGCTTTGATCGAGCAATAGTATTGGAGGTTTTCTTTGCGTGCAACAAGAATGAGGAGCTGGCAGCCAACTATCTCTTAGATCATATGCATGAGTTTGAAGACTGA